One genomic window of Trichlorobacter lovleyi includes the following:
- a CDS encoding FkbM family methyltransferase, with the protein MAFIDKLRNRVLGEKKSKISYSQCGEDIIMEFVLDQLHIDKPLYLDIGAHHPVYLSNTYKFYKKGGHGVCIEPDPALFNVIKNKRPRDVCLNAGVGVMQQAQVDFYVMSCRTLNTFSRDEAERYQSYGKHKIHDIKQIPLININDLIEKNFVTSPNIVSLDVEGLDFEILCSFDFSKYRPEVFCVETITYTEDKSEEKIEAIIELMISKNYFVYADTYINTIFLDKAVWAAR; encoded by the coding sequence ATGGCATTCATAGATAAGCTTAGAAACAGGGTTCTTGGGGAAAAGAAAAGTAAAATTAGCTATTCGCAGTGTGGTGAAGATATAATTATGGAGTTTGTTCTTGATCAATTACACATTGATAAGCCTCTATACCTTGATATTGGCGCTCACCATCCAGTCTATTTAAGTAATACCTATAAATTCTATAAAAAAGGCGGGCATGGTGTTTGTATTGAACCTGATCCGGCATTATTTAATGTGATAAAAAACAAACGTCCACGAGATGTTTGCCTGAATGCTGGCGTAGGAGTTATGCAACAGGCGCAGGTTGATTTTTATGTCATGTCTTGCAGGACATTAAACACTTTTAGCAGAGATGAAGCTGAACGATATCAAAGCTACGGTAAACACAAGATTCATGATATTAAGCAAATACCGTTAATCAATATAAACGATTTGATAGAAAAAAACTTTGTTACATCGCCCAATATTGTGTCGCTGGATGTTGAAGGACTGGATTTTGAAATATTATGTTCTTTTGATTTTAGCAAATACAGACCAGAAGTCTTTTGCGTAGAAACAATTACCTACACGGAAGATAAGAGCGAAGAAAAAATTGAAGCGATCATAGAGCTTATGATCTCTAAAAATTATTTTGTTTATGCAGACACCTACATAAATACAATCTTTCTTGACAAAGCCGTCTGGGCCGCTCGATGA
- a CDS encoding GDP-L-fucose synthase family protein produces MRSDAKIFVAGHRGMVGSAIVRKLEQAGYSNLLLKSSAELDLRNQSAVAAFFEQHKPDYVFLAAARVGGIIANSTRKAEFIYDNLMIQTNVIHEAWKSGVQRLLFLGSTCIYPKFAPQPIREADLLTSPLEPSNDAYAVAKIAGIVQCRSYNQQYGTRFLAAMPNNLYGPGDNYDLTGSHVLPALLRKFHEAKQSGSPNVTVWGTGTPLREFMHVDDLADASLFLMLLDDERYGSILTYSDAPALINVGSGQEISIADLARMVQQVVGFEGELVFDTDKPDGTPRKLANSSRLHALGWKHRIELEEGVRDAYRWFVGHVFP; encoded by the coding sequence GCTCTGCTATCGTTAGAAAGCTGGAACAGGCCGGTTACAGCAACCTGTTGTTAAAGAGTTCGGCAGAGCTGGATCTGCGTAATCAATCTGCGGTTGCTGCCTTCTTTGAACAGCACAAGCCTGACTATGTCTTTTTGGCTGCAGCACGGGTTGGCGGCATCATTGCCAACAGCACCCGTAAGGCAGAGTTTATCTATGATAACCTGATGATCCAGACCAACGTAATCCATGAGGCCTGGAAAAGCGGGGTCCAGCGGCTACTGTTTCTGGGCAGTACCTGTATCTACCCGAAGTTTGCGCCCCAGCCGATTCGTGAGGCAGACCTGCTGACTTCACCGCTTGAACCAAGCAATGATGCCTATGCCGTCGCCAAGATTGCTGGTATTGTCCAGTGCCGTTCCTACAACCAGCAGTACGGGACCCGCTTTCTGGCCGCAATGCCCAATAATCTCTATGGTCCCGGTGACAACTACGACCTGACCGGTTCCCATGTCCTGCCGGCCCTGCTGCGCAAGTTCCACGAAGCCAAGCAATCGGGTTCTCCGAATGTCACCGTATGGGGAACCGGCACTCCGCTGCGTGAATTCATGCATGTGGATGACCTGGCCGATGCCTCGCTTTTCCTGATGCTGCTTGACGACGAACGTTACGGTAGTATTCTGACTTATTCTGACGCGCCAGCCTTGATCAACGTTGGGTCCGGTCAGGAGATCAGTATCGCCGACCTTGCCCGGATGGTGCAGCAGGTGGTGGGCTTCGAAGGTGAGCTAGTCTTTGATACGGACAAACCTGACGGTACACCCCGTAAACTGGCCAACTCCTCCCGGCTGCATGCCTTAGGCTGGAAGCATCGCATAGAGCTTGAAGAAGGCGTGCGGGATGCGTACCGGTGGTTTGTGGGGCATGTTTTTCCATAA
- a CDS encoding glycosyltransferase family 2 protein, translating into MPAVSVVIPCYNQGPYLAESIGSVLASDFEDLEIIVVDDGSTEPETCRILEALNYPRTILVRRQNGGLSTARNTGIAAAQGQYILPLDADDRIGPHYIRQAAAALAVDHELGIVYCRGEKFGDAEGLIQAASFSLSRMRFSNLIFSAALFRKADWERVGGYKPEMRYGCEDWEFWISLLELGRKVLRLPEVGFGYRIRHESMNALMDSKKRLAMHRLIVALHPALFPWWFAHLLPLYYQIIHSALYRLLKRSGLPGKVLS; encoded by the coding sequence ATGCCAGCCGTCTCTGTAGTCATACCCTGCTACAATCAGGGACCGTATCTGGCAGAATCAATCGGTTCGGTACTGGCATCGGATTTTGAAGATCTGGAGATCATTGTGGTGGACGATGGCTCGACTGAACCGGAAACCTGCCGGATTCTGGAGGCGCTGAACTATCCCAGAACCATCTTGGTGCGGCGTCAAAACGGTGGACTGTCCACAGCTCGTAATACAGGCATAGCTGCAGCTCAAGGACAGTATATCCTGCCATTGGACGCGGATGACCGGATCGGACCACACTATATCAGGCAGGCTGCGGCAGCCCTTGCGGTTGACCATGAACTCGGCATAGTGTACTGCAGGGGGGAAAAGTTTGGGGATGCCGAGGGCCTGATTCAAGCCGCTTCCTTCTCATTATCCCGGATGCGATTCAGCAACCTGATCTTCAGTGCTGCCCTGTTCAGAAAGGCAGACTGGGAGAGGGTCGGTGGCTATAAGCCGGAGATGCGCTATGGCTGCGAGGATTGGGAATTCTGGATTTCTTTGCTGGAGTTGGGGCGTAAGGTGCTGAGGCTGCCGGAGGTGGGGTTTGGGTACCGCATCAGGCATGAGTCTATGAATGCGCTCATGGACAGCAAGAAGCGGCTGGCCATGCATCGTCTGATAGTGGCCCTGCATCCGGCTCTCTTCCCCTGGTGGTTTGCACACCTGTTGCCACTCTATTATCAGATCATTCATTCTGCTCTGTACCGTTTATTAAAAAGGAGTGGATTGCCTGGAAAGGTGTTGTCGTGA
- a CDS encoding glycosyltransferase, with protein sequence MISPRVSVLMPVYNGERFLREAIDSILGQSFHDFELIIVDDGSTDSSAACIASYHDTRIISVKNEINQGIVVTRNRGIELARGEYIALMDCDDISTEERLAEQVAFLDTDQSVAAVAACIECVDENGTFLSGWADDRSTVTPDQIRAFLPRANCVANSSLMIRANVLRQYRYRGGRDAVEDYDLLLRLVSDGLQVAKIPAVLLCYRIVNSSFSSAGRSLPPEYRHLRAKNYFLRHALVNLRLNSFCLQVSVSLLRDAARLAVKRLFRLLLGDWPDDNRDKLALQLNRTAVVRRLIQLSALIGSLLPVVNRSGLFFFFPFFHTGGAERVHAGVVRCFHNEKPWIVFTKKSSSRDFYGLFDQGARLFNLWPICKYLYPFSVGLAAGFINRHQRPVVFGANSLFYALLLPFLKPHVRCSDLIHAFGAGVETFTLPAVPRLDCRVVINHKTRQDLQEQYEKSGLDAALAERIVLIPNCVPVPSVMPAKRWDGPLQVLFVGRGGEEKRVHLIGRTARRCCQKGLQANFILVGAGPESLESGDDLYCRVTGHIGDAAALAEIYANAHLIVIVSIREGFPLTVMEGMAQGCVPVCTAVGGIPEHIRHAENGWLLPGQDEDAVVTALHDAIVQLHGNRKLLEQLAIAAYGHAQAQFGGDRFCEQYRKVIQG encoded by the coding sequence ATGATATCCCCACGGGTCTCGGTTTTGATGCCGGTTTACAATGGTGAACGCTTTCTGCGGGAGGCGATCGACAGTATTCTGGGACAGAGCTTCCATGATTTTGAGCTGATCATTGTTGACGATGGCTCAACCGATTCTTCTGCTGCTTGCATTGCCTCGTATCATGATACCCGCATAATCAGCGTTAAAAATGAAATCAATCAAGGGATTGTGGTAACTCGCAACAGGGGGATTGAGCTGGCCCGTGGGGAGTATATCGCCTTGATGGATTGTGATGATATCAGCACAGAGGAACGGCTTGCCGAACAGGTCGCTTTTTTGGATACGGATCAGTCCGTGGCTGCAGTGGCTGCATGTATCGAGTGTGTTGATGAAAACGGAACCTTCCTGAGTGGCTGGGCAGATGACAGATCTACGGTCACTCCTGATCAGATAAGAGCATTTTTGCCGAGGGCCAATTGTGTTGCAAACTCTTCCTTGATGATCAGGGCGAATGTCCTGCGCCAATACCGTTATCGAGGTGGACGGGACGCCGTTGAGGATTATGATCTGTTGCTCAGGCTGGTGTCTGATGGTCTGCAGGTGGCAAAGATACCGGCAGTTCTACTGTGTTACCGGATTGTTAACTCGTCTTTCAGTTCTGCGGGGCGGTCATTGCCACCGGAATATAGGCATTTGAGAGCAAAGAACTACTTTCTACGCCACGCCCTTGTCAATTTGCGTCTGAATTCATTTTGCTTACAGGTGAGCGTGTCACTACTTCGTGATGCTGCCCGCCTGGCGGTAAAGCGATTATTCCGTCTGTTGCTAGGCGACTGGCCGGATGATAATCGCGATAAACTGGCTTTACAACTCAACCGTACTGCTGTTGTGCGGCGGCTTATACAGCTATCGGCACTGATTGGTTCGTTACTCCCCGTGGTCAACCGTTCCGGTCTGTTTTTTTTCTTTCCGTTTTTCCACACGGGTGGTGCAGAACGGGTTCATGCCGGCGTGGTGCGCTGTTTTCATAACGAAAAGCCGTGGATTGTTTTTACCAAAAAGTCGTCTTCGCGTGATTTTTATGGCTTGTTTGATCAGGGAGCCAGGCTGTTCAATCTCTGGCCAATCTGCAAGTATCTCTATCCCTTTAGCGTAGGCTTGGCTGCCGGGTTTATCAATCGCCACCAACGGCCTGTGGTATTTGGGGCCAACAGCCTTTTTTATGCCTTGCTGCTGCCATTTTTGAAACCCCATGTCCGTTGTTCCGATCTGATCCATGCCTTTGGTGCAGGTGTTGAGACCTTTACCCTGCCGGCTGTGCCACGGCTTGATTGCCGGGTAGTGATCAATCATAAGACCAGGCAGGATCTGCAGGAACAGTATGAGAAATCAGGTCTTGATGCCGCCCTTGCTGAGCGGATCGTGCTGATTCCCAATTGTGTGCCTGTGCCGTCAGTCATGCCTGCAAAACGATGGGACGGGCCGTTGCAGGTGCTGTTTGTCGGTCGCGGCGGCGAGGAAAAAAGGGTGCATCTGATTGGCCGAACCGCCCGGCGTTGTTGCCAGAAGGGGCTGCAGGCCAACTTCATACTGGTGGGAGCTGGACCTGAGAGTCTTGAGTCGGGTGATGACTTGTACTGTCGCGTTACGGGGCATATTGGTGATGCTGCAGCGTTGGCAGAGATCTATGCCAACGCCCACCTGATTGTGATCGTATCCATCCGTGAAGGGTTCCCACTGACGGTCATGGAGGGTATGGCCCAGGGCTGTGTGCCGGTCTGTACGGCTGTCGGCGGTATACCGGAGCATATCCGGCATGCTGAAAACGGCTGGCTGTTGCCAGGTCAGGATGAGGATGCCGTTGTTACGGCACTGCATGATGCCATTGTCCAACTTCATGGCAACAGAAAGCTGCTGGAACAGCTGGCTATTGCAGCCTATGGTCATGCTCAGGCGCAGTTTGGCGGTGACCGGTTCTGTGAACAGTACCGCAAGGTAATACAAGGATAG
- a CDS encoding oligosaccharide flippase family protein codes for MKYLLSFRGIKVCLSKLGNEVFWILVGQLLAFAGGFIGIKVLTNLLGPAGYGQLALGLTIAGLFTMYVYGPLANAVARFYVVYREKSELGAYFSVLKKSHAVLAVFLILSALLAGMITYFVSGYEWAMIVLLSALFGVVSGINASYISLQSSIRQRKVVALHQAADAWLRIGLSIVLLLLFDTSGFTALAGYLLGTLLITLSQGLFALRNSEIKAHWKKRDNDEIAEKRCFRELSGYAASFMIFSSFAAISMYADRWVLQGTLGAWAVGVYAAIFQIAASPVNMFFSMLNQLIIPIVFEHAGAMTTANQADSSASVVRQTALLSSAAMVLVMVIAWIFSEQLVSLFTSKAFTAFHNLLPVTVFGIAVFNIAQIFTLKGACFNRPKIYFWPKAIQAFTFLAAAFSMAKSSGIMGVALALCISSVIYLMAIFVVNSRIKFTHNY; via the coding sequence TTGAAGTATCTGTTGTCATTCCGAGGTATTAAAGTTTGCTTGTCCAAGCTTGGTAATGAGGTCTTCTGGATTCTTGTGGGACAACTACTTGCGTTTGCCGGTGGTTTTATCGGTATAAAAGTCCTTACAAATCTTTTGGGGCCTGCAGGTTATGGTCAGCTTGCGCTGGGCCTTACCATCGCTGGATTGTTCACTATGTATGTCTATGGACCTCTGGCAAATGCAGTGGCACGCTTTTATGTTGTTTATCGGGAAAAGAGTGAGTTGGGAGCTTATTTCTCTGTTTTGAAAAAGTCCCATGCGGTACTAGCTGTTTTTCTCATTCTGTCAGCTCTACTGGCCGGGATGATTACCTATTTTGTTTCGGGATATGAATGGGCAATGATTGTACTGCTCTCTGCTTTGTTTGGGGTAGTAAGTGGAATTAATGCTTCTTATATTTCACTGCAAAGCTCGATCAGGCAGCGCAAGGTTGTAGCACTTCACCAGGCGGCAGATGCCTGGTTAAGAATTGGTTTGTCAATCGTATTGCTGCTGCTTTTTGATACTAGTGGTTTTACTGCCCTTGCCGGGTATCTTCTGGGGACGCTGCTCATTACTTTGTCCCAAGGTTTGTTTGCTCTGCGGAATTCTGAAATCAAAGCGCACTGGAAAAAACGTGATAATGATGAAATAGCTGAGAAACGGTGTTTTCGTGAGTTGTCCGGCTACGCTGCTTCTTTTATGATTTTCTCAAGTTTTGCAGCCATAAGTATGTATGCGGATCGCTGGGTGCTGCAGGGAACACTTGGCGCATGGGCAGTTGGTGTTTATGCTGCAATTTTTCAGATTGCGGCTTCACCGGTAAATATGTTTTTTTCGATGTTAAATCAGCTGATCATCCCAATCGTCTTCGAGCATGCCGGTGCCATGACCACTGCAAATCAGGCTGATAGCAGTGCCTCTGTTGTTCGGCAGACAGCATTACTCTCTTCGGCAGCTATGGTCTTGGTAATGGTGATTGCCTGGATTTTTAGTGAGCAATTGGTGTCTCTGTTCACAAGTAAGGCTTTTACTGCCTTTCATAATTTGCTTCCGGTAACTGTTTTCGGAATCGCCGTATTTAATATTGCACAAATTTTTACGCTCAAAGGGGCATGTTTTAATAGGCCGAAAATATATTTCTGGCCTAAAGCAATCCAGGCTTTCACTTTTTTGGCAGCAGCATTTAGTATGGCAAAGAGCTCCGGAATCATGGGCGTTGCTTTAGCCCTTTGTATTTCATCGGTTATTTACCTTATGGCGATATTTGTTGTTAACAGTAGAATTAAATTTACCCATAATTATTAA
- a CDS encoding alpha-1,2-fucosyltransferase, whose translation MITVLLNGGLGNQLFQYAAGRALAEKHGVELFLDLSRLQHPKPGDTPRCFELAPFNIKASLLAEENRQPLGNYQACLHRLVLKAGIPLLGNIILKEQGCGFDPLISRAPSSCVLDGFWQSERYFKQITGLLQQELSLNSPSPALRKASSVLSDATVAVHVRRGDYVTNPAAASFHGICSQDYYRAAVTNILTCYPDSQFLVFSDDPAWCQEHLDLGQPFRLAVDMGVNGPAEELVLISRCAHQVIANSSFSWWGAWLNPSPHKLVVAPCRWFTDPAITTNDLVPETWVRLP comes from the coding sequence GTGATTACAGTACTGCTGAATGGAGGGCTGGGAAACCAGCTTTTTCAGTATGCAGCGGGGAGGGCGCTGGCTGAAAAACATGGTGTTGAGCTGTTCCTTGATCTTTCAAGGTTACAACATCCAAAACCGGGGGATACGCCTCGTTGTTTTGAACTTGCTCCGTTTAACATCAAGGCATCGCTATTGGCTGAGGAGAACCGGCAGCCATTGGGGAATTATCAGGCATGTCTGCATCGGCTGGTGCTGAAGGCCGGCATTCCTTTGTTGGGCAACATCATACTAAAAGAGCAGGGCTGCGGGTTTGATCCATTGATTTCCAGGGCACCGTCCAGTTGTGTTCTGGATGGCTTCTGGCAATCTGAGCGTTATTTTAAGCAGATTACCGGTCTTCTGCAGCAGGAACTCAGTCTTAACTCCCCAAGTCCTGCCTTGCGTAAGGCAAGCAGCGTACTCTCTGATGCCACTGTGGCTGTGCATGTCAGGCGTGGTGACTATGTCACCAATCCGGCAGCAGCCAGTTTTCATGGTATCTGCTCTCAGGATTATTATCGGGCTGCCGTTACCAATATTCTAACATGTTATCCCGATTCTCAGTTTCTGGTGTTTTCGGATGATCCGGCATGGTGTCAGGAGCATCTTGATCTTGGGCAGCCGTTCAGGCTTGCCGTAGACATGGGGGTGAACGGCCCGGCCGAGGAATTGGTGCTGATTTCGCGCTGTGCTCATCAGGTTATTGCCAATAGCAGCTTCAGTTGGTGGGGAGCCTGGTTGAATCCGTCTCCGCACAAGCTGGTTGTCGCCCCCTGCCGGTGGTTCACTGACCCGGCCATTACTACCAATGATCTTGTGCCGGAAACCTGGGTGCGTCTGCCATGA
- a CDS encoding glycosyltransferase family 4 protein, with protein sequence MTSDNRLKVLLLTRPNLSLTGSGTYEANLLRELGKRCTVKLYESEQDLAGDWDIAHCTNLKHLSRAVASRLRCPLVVDVHDYYWVHYYHFFCPDFPLRFLLQKLRRLKYHFLFKKIDGLILHGQFLYDLIQHPRKYLSFYFGLDYSAITPKPWQEREDLILFVGGDYFRKGLHRLLKALPLVLEKVPTARVLVIGKEPLHSRLFARFLSRNLPVEYIYGMPREQVYQTYSRGKALVLPSEIEATPLVIAEGTMAGLPPVVSRVGGHPELVQHGETGFLFDLDDTETLADCLIQCLTEPERSRWLVAHGQAFLAQFTIERMMSRLEEIYRDLIASHKEQPHG encoded by the coding sequence GTGACCAGTGACAACCGATTAAAGGTTCTGTTGTTGACCCGTCCCAATCTGTCTTTAACCGGCAGTGGCACCTATGAGGCCAACCTGCTGAGGGAGCTGGGTAAACGCTGTACTGTCAAATTGTATGAATCCGAGCAGGATCTCGCCGGTGATTGGGATATTGCCCACTGTACCAACCTGAAGCATCTCTCCCGGGCTGTGGCCAGTCGTCTGCGTTGTCCTTTGGTGGTGGATGTCCATGACTATTACTGGGTTCATTATTACCACTTTTTCTGTCCTGACTTCCCGCTGCGTTTTCTGCTGCAGAAGCTGAGAAGACTGAAGTATCATTTTCTATTTAAAAAGATTGATGGCCTGATCCTGCACGGGCAGTTTCTGTATGATCTGATTCAGCATCCCCGCAAGTATCTCAGCTTCTATTTTGGCTTGGATTATTCAGCCATTACCCCCAAGCCGTGGCAGGAACGTGAGGATCTGATTCTGTTTGTGGGCGGTGATTATTTTCGCAAAGGTCTGCACCGTTTGCTGAAAGCCCTGCCTTTGGTACTGGAAAAGGTGCCCACTGCCAGGGTGCTGGTAATTGGTAAGGAGCCGTTGCACTCCAGATTGTTTGCCCGTTTTCTGTCGCGCAACCTGCCGGTTGAGTACATCTACGGCATGCCGCGGGAACAGGTGTATCAGACCTACAGTAGGGGCAAGGCGCTGGTGTTGCCGTCGGAGATTGAGGCTACACCGCTGGTGATTGCCGAGGGGACCATGGCCGGACTGCCCCCTGTTGTTTCACGGGTTGGCGGCCATCCGGAGCTGGTACAGCATGGTGAAACCGGCTTTTTGTTCGACCTGGATGATACGGAAACATTGGCAGACTGTCTGATACAGTGTCTGACAGAACCGGAACGATCCCGTTGGCTGGTTGCCCATGGCCAGGCTTTTCTTGCACAGTTTACCATTGAGAGAATGATGTCTCGTCTGGAAGAAATCTATCGCGATCTGATCGCGTCGCATAAGGAGCAACCGCATGGCTGA